The window TGTCCAGTCTTGAAGAACTATATGCAGGCAGCTTTATGGAATGGGAATCCTCTGTATACTATGATAGTGATAGTAGTGTTGAATTTGAGGAAGATTATTGTGGTATTGGAGGCAAAGTCAACGCGAGCCTCGATGAATTAGAATCTCTGCCTTTAACATCACTACAAATTTCTGTACCGGAACCATCCGTTTTGCCTACAGAGTCTGTCTTGAAAAATCTAGCTAGATTTAGAATTGTTATAAAGATCAATCTTTTTGCAGAGGGAAGAACACTAGGTAGTATGGATTCAGAGAATGGGTTGAGACTTGAAGGGGATGCGAGCGCGATTAAAAGGAGTGGGATATGTGTACTGCTGAAGAAAACTGAAGATCTGATATTGTACAGTGTGAGGAATTTGAAGAGTGTGTGGCATGAGTTAGAAAATGATGGTTTTCCACAGTTGAAGTGGATATCAATAGAGGAATGTCGGACATTACAACACTTGGTGAACATAAGCCACATCTCAAGTAGTTCACAGCTCCCATGTTTTAGTAACCTAAGAGACATAACAATAGCATCATGTGACAATTTGAACTACTTGTTTCCAGTGTCCATGGCTAGAAGATTGAGTCAACTCCGCAGGATATATGTATATGGCTGCCAAAGAATGGATGGATTGTTTTACGGGAAGGAAGAGGATGATGAGGTTGAGTTTCCTAATCTAATCAAATTGGAATTAAAAAGTCTGCCCGAACTCAAAGGTTTGTTGGTAGACATGGATAATGCAGCCACCAACTCATCCGTTATTCCTGGCAAGGTACATTTCTACCGAGAAATTCTACTAAACTCCTAGAGTAATACactcaatcaattaaaaagaggGATATACACTCTCCCCATCCAGGAGTATTGTAGAATTTCTACTTACCTACCAAGTATTTCATGTTCTCTTTATTAATTATTCATATTTGTACATTATATAAagggttaaggtacaaaaatacccttaacgttgacagtggagagcaattttacccctgacgTCTAAaaaggtgcaattttacccttaacgttggcaacaaacaacaattttacccccacgttgataagttgggtcaacttgagaaataatttatcaaattgtgtCTTTACAGTCATAAATCGTGTCATTTCCACTGTACGCGTACTCTAGTTTATCACTCACCATTAATAGATCACAAAGATATGTATACAcagtgaaaaaaattaaaaaattataatgtgTGCTGTATGAGTTGGATAGAAAAAATCCATATATTttgtcgaatttaaaaatattgatctttaattttattatgaaaCTACAAAAACGAAAAAGATTAGAACCAATTAATACGCAACTGATGTAGAATACGGGAACAAAATGTCTGCCTGgtttaataatgtttgaaattgacccaatttgccgatgtttggggtaaaattgcacaattttagatgttaggtgtaaattgctcttgacggtcaatgttagaggtatttttgcaccttatcccttatataaattaattatctatATGATCTTATTGCACATAAAAGGGGTCATTATGTTACTAaagtgcaaagttcagggaaTTTAAAGTCCGGTTTTGAAGTTTAGGGATTATAAAGAAGGTAAGGGAAAAGTTGAGGGACCATGGATATAATTTACCCCCACAAAAGTTAAACCGTCACTGTTTTTGCTGATATCAAATTTTCAATGTATACCAAATGgttttatcattttaaaattttagttttatatgattttaattttataattcaattCTTAGTTGTTTTATGTATACTGGagtgttcacatggaccttaatgaccatcTAGTATTTGTTTTCACATatagatctagacttattaaattCTAAAGCTTAGTATTTGCTCTTTATACCTGATCATTTATACTTTACATTAATAATTAAAAGGGTCAACACAGATTAAATTGAAGTGTTATGATgattttttgggtaaattacattcattgTCCTTGAACTATAGGGCTATTGACAACATAGCCCCTGAGCTTTATTTCTTGACATAAAAATCTCGTAACTTTGCATTATCATAGCATTGAAGTCCCAGTCGTCGAAAATCCATTAAAAACTTCGAACCctctttttatgttttgttaTTATATGTGAATTTCCAACAGATGTCTATATCATTTCTGTCACGTTGGATACGACTCTCAAATCTGCAAGAGCTTGTGATGGAACGTTGCCATTTGGTAAATGTGGCATTTTCGATCTTTGTTGTTGAGCAATTAGTTCAgcttaaaactttaaaaattAGATATTGCAAGCAGATGGAATATATTATTGGAGGCGAAGATGTAGAAAAACATACAAGAACAAGTAGATTGGTGTTTCCAATGTTAATATCTATCAACATTAGTGATCTACCAGAACTGGCAAGTTTTTGTCAAGACAGTAACTTTTTCTGGGATTGGAACTCATTGAAGGAAATACAGATAGATAAATGTCCCAAGATGAAGACATTAGTTGCACAAACTCAAATCATCCCTTCAACATCAAATCAAACTGTTGCTTCCATCAAAGAGGTATTAGCCTTTTGCATTTTGACTTTTAGGTGAGGGGCCTTAAAGAAAGGCCCAAGTTGAGATTCCATGGGTGTATTTTAACCCTTACATGTTGGGTTAATTACACATGTGGTCCTCCAAGTAGGGCTTGAAATgggccgagccgctcatgagcggcttggTGTttggctcgatttataaacgatCGAGCTTGAGCACGGCGAAGCTCGGATCGAAAGCTCGTGAACACGCtcgattataggttcatgaacaagctcacAAGCTAGCTTggttataatgttcatgaacacgCACAAGCTtggtttaattatatttttaataataatatttttattaagggTGAAATGTAAAACAACTTAGTATTATGTaaactttagttttgtagatttcaaaactatttagttttgtgttaatgaaatttcaaatcaatataattaatgagttgatAATGAGCGAAGTTCATGAACTGAATTAACGAGTTTAACGAGCTGCTCGCGAGCAAAGCTCGGTAACAAGCTCGTGAACAGCTTGTTAACAAGCTCGCGCACAGCTCGTGAGCAGAATGTTGATCGAGCTCGTGCTGGTCAATTTTCTGAAGAGCCGAGCATGAGCAGGTCAAAGCTCAGCTCGACTCGACTCGATTACAACCCTACCTCCAAGTATAAAGAATGGGAACACCAATGCCATAAAACTTAATTTCTtaacataaaaatcatcaaatattaaaaaaacaacCTAGTTTGGCCTTTCTAAAAACAAAATGGAAGGTGTCTAAAagcaaaatattaaaaaaacaacCTAATTTGGCCTTTCTTGGTTCTCTTGATATGAGAAATCAAAAGGGAGGGGATGAATGCAACTGACTCGGTTGAGTGTTGGTgacatgtatttttttattattttttaatccatGTAAAAGGACTACAGGATAAATCAAATGTAAagttggatgattttaatgttaagAAATTAAATTTGGTAGCATTAGTATTCCATTCCTGATACTTGAAGGACTGGGAGTGTAGTTATCCATATTTGATAGCTCATTTCAAATAGCatgatttttttgttgttgttgacaCATGTTTTTGCATCTTATATTACTTATTGTGATAGGTAATACCAAATGAATCTCAAACACGGACTGAGTCTTCGTCTTCCCATAGCTCAAGGAATTGGCATGTAGAGTTggtttctattttattttggtCATCTTGGATACGACTTTCAAATCTGCAAAAGCTTGTATTGGGGGGTTGCAATTCGCTGAAAGTGATATTCTCAATCTCTGTTGCTGAGCAGCTACTGCACCTTCGAACTTTAACTATACAAGTATGTAAGGAAGTGGAATATATTGTTGCAACTCTTCCaggacaagaagaagaagaagaaaaacatacAAGAACAAGTAAATTAGTCTTCCCAATGTTAACATCTATACACATTTTTAATCTACCTCAGTTGGTGACTTTCTCTGCTGACGCTCGTGTTTCCTTGGATGGGCATTCATTGAAAGAAATACAAGTACATTACTGTCCTAAAATGAAGACATTAATAGCACTCAATCAAAGCACTTCAACATTAGATCAAAGTCTTCTTTCCATCAATGAGGTTTGCGTTCTGattttgaataatttttatAGTTCAGGTTCCGTTTACTTGGCCTAAAAAACCATTTCGCCTGAATTTACTCAAAGTTACACCTATTGACCCTCTAAACTTACTTAAGTTAATTTccttaaagtgatctattggCCCTGAACTTATTTGAAGTGATGTGATACGCACTTTAACTTGCTCAAATCACCTCTTACTCTGCCACGTAGCTTTAATCATGTCATCTTAAACAAGTTCAGAGGACTAACGAGACATCTTTAATGTTCAGGGGTCAATCGGGTTTTTGGCCCCCCTGAACTTGGACTAAAAAACTGATTGACCCTCTGAAGTTTAAGGATGTAGCATTAGCCGATTCAGGGGCTCAAAAAACTGATTGACCTCCTCCATGATTAACTCCCTATTTGTGGGGCAGAGTAAGAGGTGATCTGGTCAACTTAAAGCGCGTATCACTTTAGCTAAGTTTAGAGGGCTAATAATTcaatttaagcaagttcaataAGTAAGTTCAGGGAACAATGATGTATCCATAGATAAAGATGAGTTTTTCCCTCTGTATGTATCTTTGTTTTTATATCATTATATCTTGAAGTGAATAAAGATATTCCTGGAGTAAAATTGTAGAAAATATTTATCGTCTAGGCAGTTATGATAGTATTTTGTACCTGAATCGGTGGCTCACTTTTTCTAAAATAATAGGGAAGAGGACCGAAACATGTCATTGAAAGATCTAGTATGTACCATACCTGGACAATAGTTGGAGTCAACGACTCTCATAGGGCTCTGTAGTGGAAGAACCAAAAACTCAGAGGGTCAGTGGACCAAAATTGAGTGagaaaacatatatttttttgggaTTAATAATCAGTGACGGAGAAATCTATCGTAGTTCGATCTGTACTGCCAAATTTGTCATAAATTCTGTAAATAACAAGATTAGGGACGAGATTTTATATTAGCGACATAATTTTTGtgataaatccaattttttgtTACTTTTCCCTGGAATTGGGGGGGTTGACGGAATAATTAACCTaccatttttacaattttaatgcAGATGCTATTCAAGATTGCGCCAGAATCTAAAGGATCTCCATCTCTATCTGTAGAAGAAGTGGATGTTCAAGACTGTGTGAATTTGTCTAATCTTTTCTCCTCGGATGTGGCCAAACTTCTGGGGAAACTACAACGTTTAAAAGTAACAACATGTGAGAAGATTGAAGAGGTTATTTCAAAAGGAAATGAAGAAGCAGTTGACAAAATTGCATTTCCTCAGTTAAAGTCAATGGAACTAAAGGGTTTACAAAACCTTCGGAGTTTCTACAATGGGATTCATCCGGTTGAATTGTCGTTTTTGAAAGATTTACAATTTGATGAATCCAATTTTCAACTGAAGATTTTCTTGTTCGAATGCTCGCTGAATGTAAAGGAAATGTGCATAAATGGAACCGATTATTCAAAAATGGGAAATCATTTCACCAATGATACCATAAAAGAACAGGTACAATCAGCTAACCTTTTATTCAACATTTTacttagttcaatttaatacaTAATTACACATAAACTTCCCACTTTTTCCTGGGAACTTATATTTGGATCTATATCACACCTACATTTGTCAAATTTGGACATCTGACACTCTTATTTGCTGATTTGGTAGACTTCATATTAAGTCGGCATGGCACCGTCAAGTCAAACTTCCCTTTAAACATGTTTCATGCCATGTCAGTAAATAATGGTGTTCAAATTGACAAGTTTAGATGTGTTACAACTTACAAGTCCAAGATAAGTTCGGAGTGCCAAATGGTAAAAAGTGACAAATTTAGATGTGCAATTATATATCAAGCCATTTAATTTTCTCTCATAAGAagaaaccatatatatatatgttagcgATTCATCCTTTAAACACCCAAAACTTAGTTTTAAGCCCCTAAACTACACAAGTTTGTGCAATTGAACCCACattttttaattctattaaacTCTTGATCTTTATAGTTGAAACTTATTGAACTTTTTCTAATCCAAACAATTTGTGGAAGTGAACCACGGAAGACATGTGATGGAGTTGAAAAAAATAGGCTCAATAGATTCCGATTATAAAGTTCAAGGGCTCAATAATCCCGACCCTTCAAGATTAAGGACTTGACAAAAAATATTTAAGTTTTGAGGGTGTAACGAACGAGTCCTGGGTGGGTGGATTTTGGGTAGAAGGCCTGCTAAACGAACGACCTTAAGGATAGTGATGGTATAGGAATGAACTTACTCCCACGttggaaatggagagagagttaGTGGGGTATATTAGTAAGATGTGTTTCTAATACATGCAGACATGTTTTAAATGGAGGGAATGAGACTTGGgtcagagcggacaatatctaagTGACGCATTTTACTGGTTGTTATAGTTCTTTCTTACTTCCACCGCTATCCCTTAGAGCCGCTTCTTGCTCAGGCCTTTTACCCGGTGCCACCTACTCTGGACCGGCTCGTTACAATAACAAATTTATGAAATTCAGTCTTAAAAGTATGTTTCTTTTTTGAAGATGTTGAACAAAGTAAGCATATGCTGCGTTGAGCATTTCCTGATTATGTGTCAACTGCCACATGAAGACTCAAGTAGTATTCGAGATTTACTCTTTACGAAGTGTGAGAAATTGTTGGATGTCATTCCTTGGAATTTGATTACAAGTCTTCAAAAGTTAGAAAAGCTTGTTGTGAAGAAATGTGATTCGGTAGAGAAAATATTCGAGTATGAAAGAGTAAATACTGAAGATCAAACAAGTATTACAATATTCTCTCATCTTGAAGAAATTACTCTGGAAGATCTGAAAAATCTCAAGCATATATTCAACAAGATTCCAAAAAGAATTCTGGGGTTTCAAAAGTTAGAAAAACTCGTCGTGAAGAGATGTGCTTCAGTACTTGAGCTATTCGAgttcgaagaagaagaaagtgtcaCAACATTTTCTCATCTCGACACTATTATTCTGGAATATCTGGAAAATCTCAAGCATATATTCACTAAAATTCCGGACAACATCGTTGGGTTCCAAAAGCTAAGGAAGTTACATGTTGAAAATTGCAACAACTTGAGAAACATATTCTCAGTATGGTCGGTAAAGGGTCTTGTACAGCTCCAACAACTAGAGGTAGCGTTTTGTACGAGGTTGGAGGAAATAGTTGCAAAacaggaaaaagaagaagaagaagctattgtGTTCCCAAAACTGAGGAGTATTAATGTTTTATCTTGTCCTAAACTTGAATGTTTTTACAGTGGAAAACGTGCCATTGAATTGCCAGTACTGAAAAGCTTGAGCATTTTCAGCTGTGATGCTATTCAGACTTTCTCAAATGGATTATTGAGCACTCCAAATCTGCATAAAATAGCAATTGATTTTATGAATCATCCTTGTAATGGAGACCTTAATGCAGCCTTATCAAGCAAGTAGAAGAAGGTACACTCTATTACTTAACATGGTTTGTTCTCATTTCATTTGCGTCTGAAATGGTATCTTTTACAACTCGAAataaggtttttacagtttctcTATAAAAATTCAAATGTAGATGAAGTGGATAATGCTCTATTAACCAAGTTCTATGTTCAAAGCTCATTTTTCAGAAGCTTAATGTGTTAATTTGAAAGATGAAGGGCTCAATCCACCAAAATAAGAATGATTAGAGGCCTCTAGATGTTTTTTACCAAAATTCTAACATACTTTTGGGTGCATGTGCTTCCATCCAACAAGATCTCCCATTGGATGGGAGCATATTGTCACGGACACAGTCTTTCACTACCCCTGTCAACTGTGTACTGCCGGATGAAATCATGCGGGATGTGACAATATGCTCTGGGAGTACATTAGTCAGGTTTTGCACAACTAATGCACCATAGTTGGTACAAAAGTATGAATATATACCATCTTATGACGATCAATAATTTATCACCTACAATCAAAGAATTAGGATGTAAGAAATTATTTACCTATAAAAACGCACGTTACATGTACATTTCATTGGACAAAATATTTATATTGGTTTCAAAAGATTTGATGTTAAGCAGTTAACTAAACTTACCAAAAGAGCTTACAGCTACAATTAAAACCTCAAAGTTAACTGATGTCTATAATTTGTGGCTTTTTAGGGGGCTGGATTTATAAGGACTCTCTATTATGGAAAAGCTTGTCTGAGAGATGTTTGTTAGAGGACAGATGCAATTATACTTGTGATGATCAGTTGACCATTTTAATGTGGTtgttatgcttttttttttttaaattaaataattattctattattaatttttttaatgaaagattgggacgcgattaagaggttagacatcccaactaggttggcacccctaacgCACTTAACCAATcctgaatattattaaaaaaaaaaaaagaaaattacaaaagggGAGAAAATTAAAGGAAACGAATATGAGCAACATTACAAAGGTCATCGAAAACATGAAATTGCAGTGGTCTACATTGTAGATTTGTTTCTATTCATAAATTCAGTTTCCTTCATGTGCCATTTGTTTATGATGCGTTTGAAGACTATGATAGTTATGTAAGGAGCGTTTTTCTATGCAGCTATTCTAGACAGAGTTAGCTATTTATATAGGCGCTTTTGTTTGCATCATTAGGAGACTTTTAAAATTTTGACCTTCAGACCATGCTGTAGTAATCTTACATTTGTAGCAACTTCTTGTGTGTAATTGACAATCATCATCTGCCATTAATGATAAGTGCACTAGTCGTATGCATTGATTTGAGTGTATAACATGTTATTTGTCTTGATAACCCTATCACGGATTTTCTGTtttcattatattttattttagatgTCTATATGATTAGTAATTTAGTGTTTCTTATTGTTCGGTGGGAGTGATTGACTGATAGTCTATTTCATTATGAAGAACTCATGTTTGTGTTTTCATATTACTATGTCTTCATATGCTTTGTGGAAAATGGGCTAGTCTTAGCTTCTTTTGCTTAGGCCTAGATTTCTATGACCTGGACAATGAAAACAAGACGTGAGCTCGAAACCTTCGATCTCTTGATaggtgggtaaattacatacgtggtgtataaTGTTTGCTCTCTTTCATAATTTGGTGTATaatcttcaattttgcacacaaagttgtacaaccttttggtaaCTTTCCACTAAAGTGTAAACCGGTCAACGCGTTACGTCAACAATTTGACCTCCATAAAAGTAAAAAGTTGACCAGTCAACgtgccacatcagcaattttgaCTTTTATGAAGATCAAATTGCTGACGTGTCGTGTTGACTTcgcattgaccggtcataattaccGACTGTAGTCACTGTATATTTTAGTGGAAGGTCATCAAAATGTTATACAGTTCTGTGTGTAAAATTGAAAGTTTTACatcaaaatgtgaaaaatgacaaagattgtACACCACCACATATGTAATCTATCCTAGTTCAACCTTTGAACCTTTTGAATAATCATATAATCATAGAACCTTTCTAACTTTGAGGATTCTATATTGATTGAAACCTACACTTCCTCCATCGAACTCCTGATTATATTGAGATCTAATCATAGTATCTTACATCAATTGTTGTTGCATGTCCTTCCTTCAATGCCTCTTTGTACTCAAAGTCTTAGTTGCAAAACACTCAACTCTTCCATTTTGACAATAACTACTTTGAAACCTTCACTGAAGGTAAGTTGGCAATCATGGTTTCAATTTGATAGTAGATACTCTTCTTTCTTGCATAGATTTATTTTTCCATCttaacatgattttttttttttttttaataaaagcgGTCTTGAATGTACATGCAAGATTTTTGGTGAGAGTAAATGGCCAATTGCGCATGATTGGGTTGTGATCATGGACTTGATTGCTTGCAAaatattggcttaatacatcatttgctccccGAACTTGTCAAAAAAGGTTGATTGACCtcatgaactttcaaagtgtctcgatagcctcgtgaacttgcataaaatgttcatttagccctctgaacttgcgtaaaatgtaatcaattaatcgtTCGGTtgcaaaaagtaagttaaatgcgggaTATGTATTGTACACGTCTTAgattgttattacataattcataaaatatattaaaaaggaagttcttAATTGCAAAACTATAAACTTTGTTTtccctaatattagaaccgtataTCCCGACCTTCATCGTTTTGCTCTTTTAAAGACGTATTCAAtacatctttcgcatttaatttactttattttgtgcaattgagtgattaattgattacattttacgcaagttcagggagctaattgAACATGCAAAATAACACGACAATCAGTTTTGACACACTTACTTGTAATTCAAAATGGATATTGACCATAAGATTCTAATAAACCTAGTTCTAAAAATGAATTTGTTTATTCAGGGTTCATGTAAATATTATTGATGAAGATCAAATAATAAGATGATAAGATGATAATCCGTTTTGAAGCACTTGCCTACCGTCCAAATGGGTATTCACAATTTATAAAAAGACAATCTTTTGATACGATCCATTTGATATATATAGAAACATGAGGGAAACATATTTAAAGCATGTTTGTAGTCTAATTAGTTTCAATGTGTCAACCAGAACTACTTATGGAAGGATTCTAAATTTGAGTTTATTTTGACGCATATGGATGATACGATGgaaagacttttttttttcttaatgttAAATGCAGTAGGAACGTGGTAGCTTATAAAAAAAGACTTTACACTAATATCAAATAAATAGTAAAGATTGTTTTTTCAGACTTGCTCTTTGCTTTATTACAatactagtttttggcccgtgcgatgcacggatttatcttaatatataaatattaataaaaatacaatctaataattacaattaatgacataaatgtgttatataaattaaatattattatttgattttcacatttactttaaataatatttttatagataaatataataataaaataaaaactaatatattatatattatattatattttttatcagtaaaaaaggaggaagtgacacctcagttccatcattactgttttatattatatatagatagatatgtaaagaattagagagattttagggattaatttaaattctgtagtactcttagatatatgggataaaataatctttttatagataaatatacataataaaattaaaattaatatattaaattttttatcactaaaaaaggaggaagtgacacctcagttccatcgttactgttttatattatatagatatatagatgtgtagagaattagagagattttagggattaatttaaattctgtagaactcttagatatagtacggataaaataatctttttatagataaatatatataataaaattaaaattaatatattaaattttttatcactaaaaaatgaggaagtgacacctcagttccatcgttactgttttatattatatatagatgtgtagagaattagagagattttagggattaatttaaattctgtagaactcttagatatagtacggatacaataatctttttatagataaatatatataataaaattaaaattaatatattaaattttttatcactaaaaaaggaggaagtgacacctcagtttcATCgtcactgttttatattatatatagattgaaTTTCTTTATTTCTGATTCCTTTTCTTATTTACATACAAATTCTTTCAATTGAATAACACTAAAGACACgctcataaaaaaaaagttcataAATAACGAATGTCAACCAAATGCACGACCATGCAATACAAGATTGTTGGGCTTTTGGAGATTAAGAGATAGGCTCAACTGCAACGATGGGTccaactgcagcgatccaactCCGTGGGCGATTAAGGTTTCTTgaggagtataaatgtaacctctttctctgtaatccgtatctctttcattatagtgaaatatcctggTTTGGTAGTGCCCCtagacgtagtcattcatattgagtggcgaactgggtaaacaattctttTGTGTTTGCTTGTTTTTTGTTTATCTTAATTTCATTTATTCCTAACAAAGATGTAGTATAACAATGGAACGCTTTTACGATGATATTAAGATAAAAGGAAAGTTTAAAGGAAGCTATCAATTTTGGGTTATTAATACAGAGAGATGTGAACTCCATTAATTCATCCTAgcatggaaaaaaaaaatacttcaatCATCCAATATATTATGACTAGAACTAGACCAACCCGTTACTTATATATACACTTGCAACATGCTTAGTTCTTGTCCGATACAATTTTGCAAACAATATAACGGCACTGTCCCGCCTATTACTTTGCTTAATATGTCGTTTGCAACGGTTGTAGTTCATGCACGTGACAAATAGTCAAGCAGTCAATCTAATATGACCGGCCAATTTGTATTTGTATTAGTTTGATTAACGAACCGTTACAAATTCTTGGAATGCTTAAATTTTGTAATAGGGCTTCAAAATAAACCGATATAAATATACAGAAAGATCAAATAATATCGAAAGCTAATGTTGCAAGCAACTAATTTTACAACTATGTTATTTGATTATATATACAATAATGCATAAACTAATCCAACAGATAGAACATTTCAAacgaaaaaaataattttattagttttttcgCGGATAAGGAAAGATGACACAGCTGACAATAATCATACAAAATAGAAAACTTATAGCAAATATGTACTTAATGAATTTTTGTTTAATACAAAAACACCATTCTTGCGTAAATTAATTCATGTAATGTAAAATGTCAAATATTAGTAGATTTTagacccgtttgttttacctactgtttgctgttggaaaaaccTGATTTTCCAAATACTTAAAACTCATTTTGAAGTGGAAAGACAAACAGtagcatgaaaatgagcaatcAAACACCTAATTCTTATAAGTAAGAAAATGCTTAATACATCGTTTTTCTTTTGAGCTTGTTCAAAAAAATTGATTGACCTCCTGAAATTTCAAAGTATCTCGATAGTCCTatcaatttgtataaaatattcaattaatcATCTAAACTTGCGTCAAATGTAATCAATTTATTATTCCATTATAAAAAAGTAAGCTGCATGTAAAAATGAGTTATACGCATCTTAAAATGTCATTACATAATTTATAGAATAGATTAAAAAAGTTCTtattgctcaactataaaacttgttttctctaatattagaaccgcatgCCCTATcgtcttacttttttttttaatgtgtgCAACACATTTTCCGCattgaattttcttttttttataattgaatgattaattgattatattttacgtaagtttaggaagctaattgaaatattttaaaagttgaAGGGCCAACCGTTGGACAAGTTCatagcaaatgatgtattagaaaaaaaaa of the Euphorbia lathyris chromosome 7, ddEupLath1.1, whole genome shotgun sequence genome contains:
- the LOC136234957 gene encoding uncharacterized protein isoform X3, translated to MPSSVLNGYSRTQKGWFLFLLDQLSVTFILGVYVLQVMHLLVLQLPVFPLQFRLQILPHLRILALTFLSPCEKVLVIDMEFLTAIVSSIAGEIAKYTVAPIGRQIGYLIFYDRNINNLKTKLQKLHDKKTGVDLQVNHAERNLYDPPPEVKTWQHQVVTVHVEATKFLEDEEIERKKRCFSGPCRNPKSLHSLSRKATKMSQDVVALLEDAEKFQFSEFACPRPPPALGSTFHTEGIKDFGSRVSLMKDVLKALMDDNLSMISICGLGGVGKTTMVKEIVKVVETQKLFDEVAMPVVSQNPNLKKIQGDIASCLGLELKDDTEKGRALKLHERIANNEKRILLILDDVWNEIDFEEIGIPAADESKIKCKIVLTSRREDECNKMGSQKNFRIHALSNAEGWDLFKGIAFADDSVDNQDLHQMAKQIAAECDGLPIAIVTIAKALKKKRESVWFDALNQLQRSNLKGVSGMGKVYSRLELSYDLLERGEAKSCFLLCCLFPEDYDIRVEDLVRYGMGLRLLENIESIQQARHRVHALVDELKDSFLLLDSDKDDHDQYVKMHDVIRDMAISIASKEKSYIVSCNDEMKKWPETDRYEDCHAISLRCKQMKEHPSDLNCPKLELVRLQYQKGLKRLPDNFFKGMKELKVLDLDIPSLPDSLPVLEKLRTLYLSDMAEIGDVRNVEILTIRDECFPMIPKEVGSMGKLRLLDLRGMSRLRYIPRGVLSRLSSLEELYAGSFMEWESSVYYDSDSSVEFEEDYCGIGGKVNASLDELESLPLTSLQISVPEPSVLPTESVLKNLARFRIVIKINLFAEGRTLGSMDSENGLRLEGDASAIKRSGICVLLKKTEDLILYSVRNLKSVWHELENDGFPQLKWISIEECRTLQHLVNISHISSSSQLPCFSNLRDITIASCDNLNYLFPVSMARRLSQLRRIYVYGCQRMDGLFYGKEEDDEVEFPNLIKLELKSLPELKGLLVDMDNAATNSSVIPGKMSISFLSRWIRLSNLQELVMERCHLVNVAFSIFVVEQLVQLKTLKIRYCKQMEYIIGGEDVEKHTRTSRLVFPMLISINISDLPELASFCQDSNFFWDWNSLKEIQIDKCPKMKTLVAQTQIIPSTSNQTVASIKEVIPNESQTRTESSSSHSSRNWHVELVSILFWSSWIRLSNLQKLVLGGCNSLKVIFSISVAEQLLHLRTLTIQVCKEVEYIVATLPGQEEEEEKHTRTSKLVFPMLTSIHIFNLPQLVTFSADARVSLDGHSLKEIQVHYCPKMKTLIALNQSTSTLDQSLLSINEMLFKIAPESKGSPSLSVEEVDVQDCVNLSNLFSSDVAKLLGKLQRLKVTTCEKIEEVISKGNEEAVDKIAFPQLKSMELKGLQNLRSFYNGIHPVELSFLKDLQFDESNFQLKIFLFECSLNVKEMCINGTDYSKMGNHFTNDTIKEQMLNKVSICCVEHFLIMCQLPHEDSSSIRDLLFTKCEKLLDVIPWNLITSLQKLEKLVVKKCDSVEKIFEYERVNTEDQTSITIFSHLEEITLEDLKNLKHIFNKIPKRILGFQKLEKLVVKRCASVLELFEFEEEESVTTFSHLDTIILEYLENLKHIFTKIPDNIVGFQKLRKLHVENCNNLRNIFSVWSVKGLVQLQQLEVAFCTRLEEIVAKQEKEEEEAIVFPKLRSINVLSCPKLECFYSGKRAIELPVLKSLSIFSCDAIQTFSNGLLSTPNLHKIAIDFMNHPCNGDLNAALSSK